The nucleotide sequence GCAAGGCCGAGATGCCGCTGCCCCGGGATGTGGAGCGTCGCGCATCGATCCGCGTTGCAAGAAGGCTGCACTCGAGCAGCGCTTAGGGCCATTCCCACGAGCCGGGCGGCAACACGAACGTATCACCGAGCCGAACGTCCGCGCCGACCCACATTTCCGTAATCGCGGTCGCCTGCGCGAGCGAGCGGAGCATGACGCCCGCACCAATCGAGGCTGGGCGATGCACGAGGCTCGTTCCATCGCTGACCACGCTCGGATGCGCTCCGACTATGCCGCGTACCGCGACCGATTCGTTGCAGAGCGCGACCACGTCATTGGCGCACAGCGAAACGCTGCCTGGGAGCGCGAGCGCTGGCTTCGGCAGCAGGAAACCCAGCGCCGCCGCGAGGCACGCCAGTTGCTCCGTGCGGTGGCGCGCCTCGGCACGCGCGGTCCGCTCGCACATCAGCTTGCGTATTGGTCGATCGACGCCGTCGTAGCACGCCGGCGCGCGAAGGAGCATGTCGCAGCGCGTGTTCGCTGGGAAGCCACCAAGATCGTGCTGGCGTCAGAGCGACGGCTGGCGCGCGAGGAGAAGCCGATGGACTATCGTTCGTTTGTCACCCACAGAGCGCGCACTGGCGATCCGGCAGCGCGGACCGTGCTAGACTCGCTCGTAACGCCAACGCGTGAGCAGCAACGCCATGCGCCGCTGAATGAACCGCAGCGCCCGACCCTTAATGAAGTACGCGCCCGGCTCGACGTCATCCGCGGCGAGGAGGAGGCGCGTTACAAGCGTGCCAACGTCGAGCGCGACGGGCTGCAACGCATCGCTCAGCCACTGTCCCTGGACGATGTCCTTGCCGCAGAGCGCCAGCGCATCCGAGAGCACGTCGCCGATGCGGCTCGGTTCACGGATGCGGAGCGGGTTCGGCTAACGCACCTCAGCAAAGAGAAGCGATCCTGGAACCCGCTAACAAAGGCTGTAGCGGCGAAGGCGGAGGCGGAGCTGCACGCCGCACACCGGTCCCGCTACGACCAGGCAGCTGCCGAAGCGATGCGCGAGTTCGACGAACGAAGGGTGCCGCAGATAGTCCAGCGCGTCGCTTCCGACGAACGCCGGTACCGGCAATACGTCGCCGCGTCACTGAACCTTGAGCGGGAGATGAACGAAGCGCGTGCTGTTTATAGGGAGCGAATACCGCAAGTCGAGCATCAGGTGAGCGTCCTTGAGCGCGTGGGGCTTTCCAAGCTGGACGTCCTCGATGCCACACCAAATGCGAGCCTCAACCAGCTTGCGGCTGCCATCGATAAGCGGTATCGGGCTGTACCTGAGCCACTAAGGCATGAAGTTGAGCGCGGCCTTCGTCGGGAGCGCGACCGTTGGCGAGAATCGATATCGATGGGGGACCTGTAGTGCTCGGGCTCATCTATGTCTTTGTCACTGCCAAGCCGATCTCAATCCGACGGCTTTTTATGCTGTTCGTCCTTGGGCTGACGTCAACGTCGAGCGTACTCGGCATTTTCCACATGAAGGATTCGCCCAGTCGCGCGCTTGTTATCGCGACATCGGTAGTGCTACTCGTCTGGAGCCTTCCCTTGGTTAGAATAGTGCATGACACTATCCGGCTCGGCAGGCTATCGCTCGATGCGCTTGTTCCGGTTTCCGACGTCGTTCGGTGGACCTATGGATTCGCTCTGCTAGTTGCGCCGACGCTCACGATAGGATGCTTACTTAACCCGGCGCACCGTCTCGTGTTAGCGGCGATCCCGCAGTTGATGGCGATTGCTGG is from Candidatus Binatia bacterium and encodes:
- a CDS encoding relaxase/mobilization nuclease domain-containing protein, whose amino-acid sequence is MAGHSFERGVNYASAPEKAEWVHLRGVMSVETAAIEMEAVAALSSRCRDPVYHLIIAYAKHERPTREQVISDAERLLKAIGMEKNQYVLAAHKDTDDFHAHVIANRVGLDGRANDLWHERIVRERVCAEIAAERGWDVVVGHHNRDIVQRIERLHELPAGPQRRLSDGAYRRLHERGALPWQESARPYVLDAVDRAHDWSDLHQRLAAHGVVVKLVRRGERVQGLAFAEGLDRSAPGCAASRIDARCALSALERRFGPFAPLRDPVPDIARVRPWSDTVRPTILTAVDAATSWEDLTARLDQHGIIIKVVQRGARVQGLAFAQGRDAAAPGCGASRIDPRCKKAALEQRLGPFPRAGRQHERITEPNVRADPHFRNRGRLRERAEHDARTNRGWAMHEARSIADHARMRSDYAAYRDRFVAERDHVIGAQRNAAWERERWLRQQETQRRREARQLLRAVARLGTRGPLAHQLAYWSIDAVVARRRAKEHVAARVRWEATKIVLASERRLAREEKPMDYRSFVTHRARTGDPAARTVLDSLVTPTREQQRHAPLNEPQRPTLNEVRARLDVIRGEEEARYKRANVERDGLQRIAQPLSLDDVLAAERQRIREHVADAARFTDAERVRLTHLSKEKRSWNPLTKAVAAKAEAELHAAHRSRYDQAAAEAMREFDERRVPQIVQRVASDERRYRQYVAASLNLEREMNEARAVYRERIPQVEHQVSVLERVGLSKLDVLDATPNASLNQLAAAIDKRYRAVPEPLRHEVERGLRRERDRWRESISMGDL